Proteins encoded within one genomic window of Triticum aestivum cultivar Chinese Spring chromosome 2D, IWGSC CS RefSeq v2.1, whole genome shotgun sequence:
- the LOC123052789 gene encoding 40S ribosomal protein S15, whose product MADVDVDTEVAAGAQPKKRTFRKFSYRGVDLDALLDMSTDDLVQMFPARARRRFKRGLKRKPMALVKKLRKAKKDAPAGEKPEPVRTHLRNMIIVPEMIGSLIGVYNGKTFNQVEIKPEMIGHYLAEFSISYKPVKHGRPGIGATHSSRFIPLK is encoded by the exons ATG GCGGACGTCGACGTTGACACGGAGGTGGCCGCGGGCGCGCAGCCGAAGAAGAGGACGTTCCGCAAGTTCAGCTATCGCGGCGTGGATCTCGATGCCCTCCTCGACATGTCCACCGACGACCTTGTCCAGATGTTCCCCGCTCGCGCCCGCAGAAG GTTCAAGAGGGGTCTCAAGAGGAAGCCCATGGCGCTCGTCAAGAAGCTGCGCAAGGCG AAAAAGGACGCTCCTGCTGGTGAGAAGCCTGAGCCAGTGAGGACACATCTCCGTAACATGATCATTGTCCCTGAGATGATTGGCAGCCTTATCGGTGTCTACAATGGCAAGACCTTCAACCAGGTTGAGATTAAGCCTGAGATGATTGGCCATTACCTTGCAGAGTTCTCTATCTCCTACAAGCCAGTGAAGCACGGTAGGCCCGGTATCGGTGCCACACACTCCTCCCGGTTCATTCCTCTTAAATGA